The nucleotide sequence ACATCTCCCTTTGGGCCTCAGGCTCCAGTTCTTGGCAGATAGAGAGAAGGGCAAAAATCTAGCAATGCTTTCTGAATTATTCTGCAACAAATTAAGTCACACCAGTGAGATGTGAACtcagctgtttttgtttatgttttggaaTGCAACCTGTCTAGCTCATCACATCAACACATTGCAATAGTGATGCAGCTCCTTCCACACGTGCATGCCTCCTGTGACTAGTCAGATGTAAAGACGTCCAGCTGATAGCATGACTAACCTCCAGCTGACAGAACCCTGCGCTGTTCTTGTTCCGCGCTGCCTTGTTCTTCAGGTAGATGGAAAACCATCTCCGCACTGTAAATTTACGCGTGCTTGTATCCATAGCAACGATCAAATCTGTGCATCTATCCCATAATGATGAACATCTCCCTGCTGGAGGGGGAGCTCCCCAAGATAGACGTGCAGTAACACAGCTCTTCGTTTAGGTTTCCTATTTGTCCCGCAGCTTCCCTGTTGGCGCATCCTCAATGCAGCAGTCTCTCTGTAGTTTCTCCATCCTCTGCGCTCTCCGCTGGTTGGATCTCAGCTGCGGCGGGCGAAAACCCAGTTACTGAAAGAGAGTTGTAACAGAGCTGATAATCCACGCAGAGGGCTGATGATTGCTGCTCGCTTTAGGATTGCCCTGTGTGTTTTGCAGCAGGCTCGCTGCGTAAAAGGCTGCAGGGGGTGAGGTGACGAATAAATCCGTTTCGCTGAATCAGGAGAGGTGTGCGTGAGCTCCTTCCTCACATCCCTGcctgtgcatgtttgtgtttatcttCCACTCTCCCCTacatctctctgtctgtctctctcatcCTCTTTGCGAAGCAAGGGATTGTCACCAGTCACATTGTGCGCCATCGGCAAGCTCCCCGAACCCTCCCCATTTCTCTCTCTCCATTTCACCTTCTGTCTTTCCCAACAGCACACAGCAACAGCTGGTGAGGTCACATGATGCAAACCTGCAACCTCTCCCAGGCTGACTCTTCTTTTTCGCAGCATCCACACATACAGATTTAGAAAGAGTATTTTAGTAACAGGACTGGGTTTTCAACATGTCGAAATGCAAAAAACGGAATTCAATAAAATGCTGAGTGCAGCAGTCAATAATGATCACACAAATGGGACCAGCAATCACACGGGGAACAGCGTGATCTGTTTTGATCAgtaagcatgtgtgtgtgtgtgtgtgtgtgcgcgcgcgcTTGTGTTGGTATTTGGATCTGTCACATCAGCAGCTTTTGCAGCGCTGCAGTGTTGCATAACCTGAGACAGAAGCAGTGATACATAGCAGTGACAGCACATTGATGAGAGCTGGGGGTAAATGAGGACTGCTTGCTGTTTCTGAGATGAACTGTCCACAGTTTACCTGATGTGttgttttctcttaaaattAAGATTCAAGTTCACCTCACTCTAACAGGGGTGTACACATCTTCAAATCCAGGACACACAGAAGTCACAGTTGGATTTTCACATGTTTGACAGGAACTGGGTCATGCTTCGGTCACATCAGGTACACAGTTTTTAGCATTTTAGGACAATTGGAAAATGTAATCAAATGTGTTCAGTCAATCTGCTGCGCTCTGCTGTGGGTGGAGATTGAGGATTATGGACTGATGTCTTTGTCCTATTAGGATTAAGGCTCTGTAAGGAGATCacaacattaatatttatacCTCACAGCCAGACTGTGAGACTGACAGCCTTAAATATACCAGCGTAACTATGCTGGATCATACTACATAAAGAGAGAACTGTTAACAACACCCTGTCATATTTTGTGTCAGATTGTCCTACTGTGTTTTCCCACAAAGCTGTATTTATAAATTGAAaacatttcttatgtttttaaaaaaaacgttGATGACGCTGTAGAGAATCAACAAgatatgtttatttatattaacaACTTACAGCTCTGTGCAACTGCTGATTTAGAACATTTGACATAACAGCAAAGATTAATTAACAAGCAATCACTTTGCTACATATAAAAATAGCCTGAGCCAACAGGTAACAGATTCATTCATAATCCCTGTTTATGCATGaatcagttcatgtttattcaacATTTCTAGGATTtctcataaaataaaaagaacttaAGTCATTCCCTGTATACAGGACGCAGTGAAAAACGATGGATTTATTTCATCTACTTGGCAAAAACCTAAAAGGCACTCAATTACAATAATGAGAACGGTCAAATGAATGACATCAACAAGTCCCAAAGTAAGGCATTGTGCGTTTTAAAGTAAAGGCCATTTTCTCTTCccccaaaagaaaaaacatgcaaatttccctgatgaaaaaaaaaatagtgttATTCCTTAATCtatatttttgataatttttggaaatgtatttttaattactttattcATATTTCTGTAcctttttttccaaacattacttagtttcattcatttttattgtttgcatttttttaggCTTTTTAACCTTTGATTGCATCTGTAAACTCTTATTAATTTCTATAAAATGACAGCAGCACAAACAATTATTTGCAATAGAAACCAAAACTGTTGTAGTACAAATGTTTGACAATCTTTGGTTAGATTTAAAGCATGTCaatgtgtgtgggtgagtgtgtgTAAGTGCTTGTGTGTGGGGGGAAATCTAAGTGCTGCGCTCAGTACAGCTGATCATAACATTCTGACTTACAGTTGGGAAAAGTGGGCAGGATTGTCTGTTATTGTGCTAAACAGGTTAAGATTTTGTTTGCAGAGcagaactactttgtgttatttgGTAATTATATATCAGCACAAACAAAGATGTGCCCAATATGTGGGGTAACTCAAGGCTATATTCTAAGGCTACTTTTATTCAACATTTGTATAATCCCACTTGTTTAAATTAAGAAGTACTATATCTTCCACAGTATCTGTGCTGATGacttgtcttgtctttttttatatatcttattttatttcctgcTAAATCAGCTGCTAAATTGGTTTCATTGTACACGAGGTATAATAAAATTTCGCCCAGTATAATGCAGTAAGACaaaagtaattgttttttttgtccaaaaaaTGCAAGGTTAGTAATCAGAACTAGATAGACCTCATGGGGCTAAAGAGCCCACAGCAAGCAAAAATCCTCAGTGTCATCATGGACTCAAACTTGAATTTTGATAACCAAATAAAGTCTATCAACAACCCTACTATCACCTTACAAACATTGTGAGGATAAAGgggtttttattaaaacaggaATGTAAACTAGTTATACCTTAATGTAGAACAGCATCTTAGTTTCCGTGTGCATGCTTCATTATTTGCTGTGTATTCAAGTGAAATAGGTTATTTATTAGTGTAAGCGCTAAATTACAATGCAtttacaacaaacaaacaaaaacctaatTGGTATTATTTTGTGCATGAAAACGGTAAAAGAAGATATTTAGTGTGCTAAAGCTCCTCAGTTTGAGCATGTTTGCACTTAAGGGATAGGAGGGTAATAAACTGGTATGTCATAGGAACACACGCTGAGTCCAGATGGTTTGGTAACACCAAGGGGATGGTCCCAGGGTCCTCTTGAAAAAGTGCTGATGGTAAAATGTTTCTCACAGTCCAGCAGAGAGAAGTCAGCATCAAAACAGATCTCAATCTGTCCCAAGACCTGGGGCTCAGAGTTCTGtcgacaaaaaacaaaaactgtgaaCCTACTTATTGTATAATAGAAGCACCCTATACAAGTCTGAAAATAAttgtctgttttattgttttattatttaaagaaaaataagctGTCTATACCTTTGATGGATGCACACATTGGATCTTAGGTTTCACGCCATAGAAATTTGTCATCCCTTCCTCAATTTCTGAAAACTGCAAGAGTCGCAAGAGAATAAATAACTGTCAGAGTTATTTCAAACAGAATGTAGTTTCATAAAAATCCAGTGCTAGAATACAGATAAACTTACTGTGTAGTATTTGTCAGAGGGGGTAATATTAAACTTCATTAGCATGCTGCAAGAAGACATGTACAGATGATCACTTAAGATGATGTTGGGTGTTATCcacagaaacataaaataagTGAAGCACAGGACAGCGAGCATAACAAGGTAACAAAAAGCATATAAATCACAACAATTCAAAGAACTAAATAAAGAAACGTTGCTTCTGTATGACAAAGCTTGTGTGAGGCAGATGTGCAGAATACGTAAGTAACCCGTACCTGTTTAAATCCACCTTATGATATAATTCCAGGGCCTTGCTGAAGTATTTATGTTGACTATTCAGTGAAGCTGCTTCAGCTGCACATGTTCCATGTTTAGACCACTCGTACTtcctgacaaaaagcaaaagctAATTAATTTGACTGATggaaacacaaaacaataataCATCCAGATTAGTTGAATGTTAATGTGGAAAACAATGGCAAAGTTCCCATACATTTGCAATTTCAAAATTCCATACTTtgccagaaaacatttttatagatttttccCTTCAGTTTTTTCAAGACTAAGAACATATTTAGCATAAatcatttaaacaatttttggttttcttccatATAtcacaaaacaatattttgcaAAATTACAACTGGCTTTAATCAGAGGCAACTGGACTTTGGTTCATCCATGACTCGGATGACTGAGAATCTGCACAGGTATATTGCTAAATCTATCTTCTCCAACATGTAGCAAAAGCCTTTTTTAagtacattttaacaaaaaagatCAGGTAGGAAGTACAATAGAGAAACCTAGACTGGATTATAGATAACTTAAAATCACATTGTAAACACAAGATACCTTAATTTTACTAAGGAGTTTTAACCTTAACTAAATCCAGGTGAAGAACCTGGGATGCGATTCAAAACCCACAACTAAAAGGATCCAGAGGCTataaaaagcagtgaaatatcccatgtattatttttgaaTGACTGCTAGGAATAGTAGGTATATTCTACTCCTGAAATACTATCTATTTTAAGAGCTAATTGATGATTTATCAATTAGATTTTGAAATACGATGTTAATGTAAAGCAAAGTACTGCAAAGCAGCTAAGTTAAGTTGTTAAGCATCACAATTAATATATCCAAATCtacaaaatgttacataaaaaatacacatagAAAGTAtccctaataataataatattaataataataactggACATGTATTAAAATAGCATAAAGATACAGTTTGAAAAGATGAAACCACAAACAGGCAAACAAGAAAaccaactatttaaaaaaaaaaaaaaatgtgctaaCTTATATGATATGACGTACCAGAACTGAACAGAAGATGGGTTGAGAAGGTCTGGCCAACTCTTCTTCATGTCTGGGAGCAGGTCCTGAAAacaaacgtaacaaaaacacatttattttatccaTTAAAACATGGTTTATTGTCAGTAGAGAAAATAgtaatttatcattttattaacCTTTTCAAAATAGTTTTAGGATTACAAAGCCAATATCTTAGTATTCaaaggaaatgttttaattctgGTTCCTGGAAGGTTGCAGTGTTACAGAGAATGATCAGAGCAGTGCTATACCTCTATTTCAGAAGAATTGAAATGCCACGAAGAATTGCAGTTATTCCCTTTATCAGGCCTGAAACACAGAAAGAGATGACAAAAATATACATCAAATCAAACTTAACAACACTGAACTGAAGAGATGTTTGTCAGGGgcttcctttttttcctccttatTTTATCAAGATATTTGCTTCACATAGGTTTCTTCTTTTCAGCTGTTGCACATACTATCAAATGACCAATGCTACCTGGGTTTTGGAGATACAGTTCAGTATAGGTATGTTAcagcagcaaaaacaaacaagttatAGGAAATGTGTTGGATCCTTTGATAAGTGGCCATTGTGGAGATGTCAGTAAAACAGAACTATATTTCCTCTGCTGCAAAATAGTGGATAAAGACACATTCACAGAGCCGACAGACTTTCTAGGCTGCCTCTTGCCTCcctgtgttttatttctctgttctCAGGTTTGCAAATAATGTTTGATGCAAAAacactgttttaataaaaaaaagaaatcatgagtGAAGCTTCATAAAGTtgtttaatttaactttttttcctgttaattCCATTAACACATAGAAAAGGCATTTTCGTTTGGAACCACACTGTCTGAGGCACCTAAAGCCTTTCCTAGATGTTTGATGGCACTTAAAAAAGCAATATAAAAATAGCCAGTGACATCTATACCATGTCGGTTCaagacaaatacaggtccttctcaaaatattagcatattgtgataaagttcattattttctataatgtcatgatgaaaatttaacattcatatattttagattcattgcacactaactgaaatatttcaggtcttttattgtcttaatacggatgattttggcatacagctcatgaaaacccaaaattcctatctcacaaaattagcatatttcaaaaaacgtcaaccttcaaataatcatgtacagttatgcactcaatacttggtcgggaatcctttggcagaaatgactgcttcaatgcagcgtggcatggaggcaatcagcctgtggcactgctgaggtcttatggaggcccaggatgcttcgatagcggcctttagctcatccagagtgttgggtcttgagtctctcaacgttctcttcacaatatcccacagattctctatggggttcaggtcaggagagttggcaggccaattgagcacagtgataccatggtcagtaaaccatttaccagtggttttggcactgtgagcaggtgccaggtcgtgctgaaaaatgaaatcttcatctccataaagcttttcagcagatggaagcatgaagtgctccaaaatctcctgatagctagctgcattgaccctgctcttgataaaacacagtggaccaacaccagcagctgacacggcaccccagaccatcactgactgtgggtacttgacactggacttctggcattttggcatttccttctccccagtcttcctccagactctggcaccttgatttccgaatgacatgcagaatttgctttcatccgaaaaaagtactttggaccactgagcaacagtccagtgctgcttctctgtagcccaggtcaggcgcttctgccgctgtttctggttcaaaagaggcttgacctggggaatgcggcacctgtagcccatttcctgcacacgcctgtgcacggtggctctggatgtttctactccagactcagtccactgcttccgcaggtcccccaaggtctggaatcggcccttctccacaatcttcctcagggtccttttctcgttgtgcagcgttttctgccacactttttccttcccacagacttcccactgaggtgccttgatacagcactctgggaacagcctattcgttcagaaatttctttctgtgtcttactctcttgcttaagggtgtcaatagtggccttctggacagcagtcaggtcggcagtcttacccatgattggggttttgagtgatgaaccaggctgggagttttaaaggcctcaggaatcttttgcaggtgtttagagttaactcgttgattcagatgattaggttcatagctcgtttagagacccttttaatgatatgctaattttgtgagataggaattttggattttcttgagttgtatgccaaaatcatccgtattaagacaataaaagacctgaaatatttcagttagtgtgcaatgaatctaaaatatatgaatgttaaattttcatcattacattatggaaaataatgaactttatcacaatatgctaatattatgagaaggacctgtacatgtacCATTGTAGCCCTATCGCCTAGCTGAAGCCATGTTTCGAAGCTTTAGGGAGCTTTGTTACAGAGGCAAAGGCTTTTAAGCTACATTTTGTTTACAATGTTTTCTTTCCATAAGGGTAAGGAGTTGTCTAGAAAACAACAGGGTGGCATTTAAAACTAGGGCTGAAAGAATTGGATTATTTGGATAAATTGAGtactgaaataattttgttaatgaATCGCATAATCATTAACTGGAGAatgcagactctaaaacatgtcatttgctgaaagaacaacacaCTGAGAGCAGTGATTTAGACAAAACTGTacaaagaatatatatattttgcatttaaggtaaaaaaaaaccttctttgtttgtaaatatgctctatctagaattcctcaagtggcatagctttagctttacctggttcaaattctgtaaaaaaaatctccttttaGGAACCTTTTACTATCCAATTATTAATTAGTTAATCGAAAAAACAGACAACAAATTAATTGAgtagcaaaataatcgttagttacAGCTCTGTTTAAAACTAAGATGCAGATTCTTACCACAGTCCATGAAGCGTCCAGTAACTAAAGTTGGGATGGCAATGATGCTCCACCTGAAATGtgataaacaaatatttaacaatgcaaataaagaaataacttaataaaaaaatacactaTTACTGatggaaataataataataatgactaACTTTGCCTTTACCAAAAAGGAGCTGAAGTTAGCAATCGTTTGAAGTGTATTCAGGTTAGAGCTTAAATTATTGCTGAAACAGATCATTTCAAACTATTATATATGTCACTAATTAGCTTTACCTAACCAAGCATGagaaattttaatttgattgtGCATACACCTTTGAAATTTTGGTATTAATATATATTTCATTGTGTGCAGTGACATAAATATCTGCAAGGCCTCCCTAAACAACAAGAAACTCCCTTGGTCTTAAGCTGAAACACCCTAAACCAAAATACAACATGAAATTGATGAAGATTCCCACTAACTACACATTGCTGCTAACGTACCAAATTTTTCTTTGGATTGTGCCTGATTTTGTCTCCAAACACAATCAAAAAACCTAACCGTGCAAGAAGTAGAAAAGGTACTGTCAACAGTCCCACAAAGAGATGTGTGAGTCATGTTAttacttgaatctgaaaaatgCTGCCTCAGCAAACCACTCTGCCGACAAAATCTTGTGATTTCACAATAGATCACTAGGGGCTTTCGTTTATCTCGACAACGCCTGATACTTCCTTGACAACAATGTTAATTCCTCACATGACTTTGGTTGCTGTAACATTGGGGGAGTTCCTGTTTTAACTAAAGAACAGATGAGATGAATCACAAATTCAAATGTGAGCATTTACAGGAACATAACAACATTGTCTTTTACTGAACATGGAGATTTTGAACAAGCAAATCAGAGATATAATTCATTTAATTTGAACAAGTATTGCTGATAACTCCATAAAGCTCTCCGACACTGGAGTCTTGGTCTGTCGAAATATATATTAttcctgctgctgccaacagTCAAAATCTATATGACCGGTTTTATCATATATTTCTGGATATGAATGAGTCGTGTTTGTCTTATAAAGTGGCTTGAGATGACAGTTGTTGTAAATTGTTGCCGCTTAGATCaaataaactgaacaaaaataaaactttttttttttttttttttcgtgttatttaacattttctgtgaAAGTCAGAACTGAATTTTATGTTTGGTGATAAATGCATTTATTCTGAAATAAGTAATTTGTCTcaaccaagaacaaaacaaattcagtacAAATTCCATAAATGATGAATACTAATAAAATgacaagcaaaacaaacagaaactcaCAGAACAGAAGGTGTTGGGCCACTGTTGTGTCAAGATCAGTTTGGTCCATAAATTGCTGAAACGCATTGACATTGTTAAGTTTCTCcctattatttttcatttaaaatgagaaCAACATGCATTTAGTGACAGCATATGcacagaaagcaataaaaaaaaagatgcaggCAAGCAGTTTTCATCATTTCTTATCTGTCTGTTCTTACAGTGGTGAAGAAATGGCAGCAGTGGACAGAGCTGCTGCCAGGCAGACCAGTAGAGGGAAGTAGAGTCTCATGGCTGACCTAAAACAAGATGGGACAGATTCATCAAAATCCAAATATTTGACTCATGCAACATTAAAACCACACCAACATAAAACTAAGGTGATAAAATTACTCTTGAAGAATAATTAATGTACTCTGATGGATCTCATTAAAACTGACCTTATAGGCAAGACTTACAGGAGCATGCCCAACAATGACTTAAGGAGAAGTGGGTCTTTTAACTGGTAAAAGTGGTTATAAAGACCACGTGAAAGAATCTCTATCACCTTAGATACACACATAACACAAAGCATAGCTGAAAGATCAGAGCAGAGTTGGACTAGTTTACTAAACAGGAACCTAACccattttatttacagaagTGGAATCTCAACACAGTTCCCATTTTCCTGTAAAACAGTTTCTTACtaaaattaaaagcaaataaagcaaAGGTTTATTTGCTTTTACATATACTTTTAAATATTGATCTTATTGTAACTGAATTTTCCAACTCAAAACCTTTTAAAGTTAAAGCCACAAAAGCATGAACTCATATGaatatttacaatattttataatataacCCAAAGAGAAGGCGTGTCTTCAACATATTCAAAGGGTTACATTACTGTAGGCTGTCCAAAACCAGTAACTGGACTGTGGTTGTAACACTAATGTTTTCTTGCCAGGAAAGCTAGTTTAATACAAGTGTAATAACTGATGCAAAAGGTATAaggtgtaaaaaaatatatcctaGTCTTTTGTTTTTGGATCCCAAATGACATgttcaggtttgccattttctCATCAGTTTTTTGTGCAGAGGAATGAAAAGGATTCTCAATTAAATGATGCAGAATCAATACATAAACAAAAAGCCATctacaaattaaaatgagagGATTCCAACCTCACTGGTTAGTTAGCTAGTTGGACCACTAGAGGTTACAAGGATTAAGACGGGAGCCAGTGGGGACCGACAGTACAGCACTGTTTAGCAGAGCAGTAAACGACCCAAACTTGACCTGAGAGATGACCTAGTCCCTCTTCTCACATAAACCCAATGAGAACCTTTAAGTGGGTTGGGAGGATTTCCAGTTTAGTTGGCAAAGAAACGAAAACCCCAGGAATTAACTAACGACACCTCTAAGGAAGACAAAATTACGCCCTTTCTCCACCATTCGTAAACCTTTCTAGTTTTACACAAAacgcaaaataaaaataaaccccGATTAAAAGCCCGTGCACAGTATGCAGTAGACCTTTTTATCCAGTCCTTGAAGACTCCGTAAACATTTAATGAATGTTCACGAACATGTCTAGGTGATTTGGACGGGATTAAAACAATGAGTATATAACAAATCTCaataaaagcatatttaatCCAAATGGACTCTCTAATTAGGTCAAAATCACGACGCAGTGAAACGTGACCTGTTTGTTTAGTGATCATAAAGTATCCGACATTTTAACACGGAACAAAATGCTAAACcctaatttacaaaaaaaaaaaacaacttacaaCAAACCTCACCTTGTGAATATGGAGGACTTCGTGCTTGAGATCTCGGTTTGACTAGGATTAGGTCTGCATACTGCTTTGCCGAAAGAGAGTGTTGTTTTTGTCCCACCGGCACTGAACTACCGGCTTTGTTAGCTCAGCCAATCGTGGGCTTCGTAAACACATCATGCGTCATTATGCTTGCAGAACCACTGCCGGGGCGGCTTGGTTTAGTGCGATCCTTGTCCCGGTGGCTGCTTCGAACCCGTTTTCAACCAGGTTCGGATAGGTTCTCTGattgaactttaaaaacaaacgcCCTTCAAAGAATGTTTAggcacatttaaaaatgtctaaatatgTACACGGTTATACTATTTATACAATTATAGGCATTAACCAAAACAAGCATGCtttcaaactacaaaaaaaaaaaaaaaaaaaaaaaagaaaaagaaaaagaaaaggaagaccaAGTTCTTTTCTTTAAATGGGAAGATTTATTTGggtaaaaaacagaataaaataatttttttgtcagGGTGTACATAAACGTGCAGAGTAATAAACACATAATAATAAGGTAATTAAGCAGTCAAAAGTAAATATAGATTTCCCAAGGTGTCATTTCTTcacttgaaaaagaaaatattcttcTCTTATGTAAAATACGGAACTG is from Girardinichthys multiradiatus isolate DD_20200921_A chromosome 4, DD_fGirMul_XY1, whole genome shotgun sequence and encodes:
- the rnaset2 gene encoding ribonuclease T2, with amino-acid sequence MRLYFPLLVCLAAALSTAAISSPLNLWTKLILTQQWPNTFCSVEHHCHPNFSYWTLHGLWPDKGNNCNSSWHFNSSEIEDLLPDMKKSWPDLLNPSSVQFWKYEWSKHGTCAAEAASLNSQHKYFSKALELYHKVDLNSMLMKFNITPSDKYYTFSEIEEGMTNFYGVKPKIQCVHPSKNSEPQVLGQIEICFDADFSLLDCEKHFTISTFSRGPWDHPLGVTKPSGLSVCSYDIPVYYPPIP